The Bacteroidia bacterium genome contains a region encoding:
- a CDS encoding T9SS type A sorting domain-containing protein, translated as MKRSTCLILFFPFLISPVLAQPISDSIAMGAGYGQDSYYSLSQGEIAMEDNTNWDLAFDVTNQGSSIRVNSATRTELYLYSNGDTADWNSPDTSGMAAWPQLYDSDTSWSLGAFEATLNGTDPFDIGWGIYNPISHVVKGDSIYLVKVASGWKKLWIQTLLNGSYNFRYANIDGSDDRTASLKKADFADKNFGYYSLADHQQVDREPEKQSYDLIFTRYMTQVAPGLYYSVTGVLQNMGVTAAKVHPVNDPEYYTDHSAHTLSTSINTIGYDWKRFDNTTFEYIIEDSLLYFVKDTEGSIWKMIFSGFGGSANGKMYFQKELVLRTGLKENFKAEELQIFPNPSTAGQVNIIHPFEGENAELQIYDLAGKMQSSTRIAGADWAALQISTHGLRPGIYLVSLRSRGHVFTQKLFIK; from the coding sequence ATGAAACGCTCCACTTGCCTGATCCTTTTCTTTCCATTTCTAATCTCTCCTGTACTCGCACAACCGATCTCAGATTCTATCGCAATGGGAGCAGGTTATGGACAGGATTCCTATTACAGCCTGAGCCAGGGCGAAATTGCCATGGAAGACAATACCAACTGGGACCTGGCTTTTGATGTAACCAATCAGGGATCATCAATCCGCGTAAACAGCGCGACCAGGACCGAGCTATACCTGTACTCAAATGGAGATACTGCCGACTGGAACAGCCCTGATACCAGCGGAATGGCAGCGTGGCCGCAACTTTATGACAGCGATACTTCATGGAGCCTGGGCGCATTTGAAGCCACACTGAATGGCACAGATCCCTTTGACATTGGCTGGGGCATTTATAATCCAATAAGCCACGTGGTAAAAGGTGATTCCATATATCTGGTTAAAGTGGCTTCAGGCTGGAAGAAATTATGGATACAAACGCTCCTTAACGGCAGCTACAATTTCCGCTACGCAAATATTGACGGAAGCGATGACCGCACCGCTTCATTAAAGAAAGCAGACTTTGCTGACAAAAACTTCGGGTACTACTCCCTGGCTGATCATCAGCAGGTTGACCGCGAACCGGAAAAGCAATCTTATGACCTGATCTTTACCCGGTACATGACGCAGGTGGCGCCAGGTCTTTATTACAGCGTTACCGGTGTATTGCAGAACATGGGCGTAACAGCAGCAAAGGTGCATCCCGTAAACGATCCTGAATATTATACAGACCACAGCGCCCATACACTCAGTACCAGCATCAACACCATCGGCTACGACTGGAAACGTTTTGACAACACAACATTTGAATATATAATAGAAGATTCCTTGTTGTACTTCGTGAAGGATACGGAAGGCAGCATCTGGAAAATGATCTTTTCCGGATTTGGCGGAAGTGCAAATGGCAAGATGTATTTTCAGAAAGAACTTGTGCTCCGGACCGGTCTAAAGGAAAATTTCAAAGCTGAAGAACTGCAAATTTTTCCGAATCCGTCAACTGCGGGTCAGGTAAACATTATTCATCCTTTTGAAGGAGAAAATGCGGAACTGCAGATATATGATCTTGCCGGCAAAATGCAGTCATCCACGCGGATTGCGGGTGCTGACTGGGCGGCTTTGCAAATAAGCACACACGGGCTGAGGCCTGGAATATATCTGGTTTCGCTCCGGAGCCGTGGCCACGTCTTTACTCAGAAACTATTCATTAAATAG
- a CDS encoding alkaline phosphatase D family protein: protein MYKLPYLFLFWALLPVSLMAQSDLLKSGPMVGYSEMREVAVWVQTAGPADVFLRYWQAEDSMASLRTRRLSTAYEEAFTAVFQIPFLEPGKTYHYALFINRKKISLPYETSFQTQSLWQWRRDQDPPQYTVALGSCTYINDSAYDRPGRTYGNDYQVFTSIHKKDPDMMLWLGDNVYLREADWYSRSGILDRYTHTRSTPEMQPLLASTHHYAIWDDHDYGPNDANRSFIGKEQTLEAFRLFWPNRISGLPGAEGGITSQFQFGDIDYFLLDNRYFRSPNRRTTGQRTILGNAQIEWLIDALKTSRAPFKMVVMGGQFLNTAAVHETYSTFPEERQKLLELIVEEKIPNVVFLTGDRHHTELSKLDTAGITIYDFTVSPLTSGPNTNVTEVNRHREEGTLVQERNFGMLTFSGAFRERQLKMQIFNSEGTLLWERTIAQ from the coding sequence ATGTACAAACTACCTTACCTTTTTCTGTTTTGGGCGCTGTTGCCGGTTTCGCTAATGGCGCAATCCGATCTCCTGAAATCCGGCCCTATGGTGGGCTATTCCGAAATGAGGGAGGTGGCCGTATGGGTGCAAACTGCCGGACCGGCCGATGTATTTCTTCGCTACTGGCAGGCAGAGGATAGCATGGCCAGCCTCCGCACCAGGCGCCTCAGCACAGCGTATGAAGAAGCGTTTACCGCTGTTTTCCAAATTCCGTTTCTGGAACCGGGCAAAACTTATCACTATGCCCTATTCATTAACCGGAAAAAAATCAGCCTGCCGTATGAAACGTCCTTTCAGACGCAGAGCCTGTGGCAATGGCGAAGAGACCAGGATCCTCCGCAGTACACGGTGGCGCTGGGAAGCTGCACCTATATCAATGATTCGGCTTATGACCGACCCGGAAGGACTTATGGAAACGACTATCAGGTTTTTACATCCATCCATAAAAAGGACCCCGACATGATGCTGTGGCTGGGAGACAATGTCTATTTGCGGGAGGCCGACTGGTATTCACGAAGCGGCATCCTGGACCGATATACCCATACCCGTTCCACGCCTGAAATGCAGCCGCTCCTAGCTTCTACCCATCACTACGCAATCTGGGACGACCACGACTATGGACCCAATGATGCCAACCGCAGCTTTATAGGCAAGGAGCAGACATTGGAGGCGTTCCGGCTTTTCTGGCCCAACCGCATTAGCGGTTTGCCAGGCGCAGAGGGCGGCATTACAAGCCAGTTCCAGTTTGGCGATATTGATTATTTCCTGTTGGACAACCGCTACTTCCGCAGCCCGAACAGGCGCACTACGGGCCAGCGCACCATCCTTGGAAACGCTCAGATTGAATGGCTGATTGACGCCCTGAAAACCAGCCGCGCTCCTTTTAAGATGGTAGTGATGGGCGGACAGTTCCTCAACACGGCAGCGGTGCATGAAACATACTCAACTTTCCCCGAGGAACGCCAAAAGCTGCTGGAGCTCATCGTGGAAGAAAAAATACCGAATGTGGTGTTCCTCACAGGCGATCGCCACCACACGGAACTCAGCAAGCTGGACACGGCAGGCATTACTATTTATGATTTTACGGTATCGCCTCTTACATCGGGCCCAAATACCAACGTTACGGAAGTGAACCGCCACAGGGAAGAAGGTACGCTGGTACAGGAACGTAACTTCGGGATGTTAACTTTCTCGGGAGCTTTCCGTGAGCGTCAATTGAAAATGCAGATATTTAATTCGGAAGGAACGCTGCTGTGGGAAAGAACAATTGCACAGTAA
- a CDS encoding TonB-dependent receptor encodes MRFSLFLLLMFTAIRGHSQTVITVMDDLGEPLPFAHVVYSGVAGAASGMAITGDSGTAIIPETFTRQHPVFSIEITYIGFYKITDTLPAGAKKSYRMQPSAVALNGMIVTAQYAPNSPEKAVHKVKIIDRKKIDAQGAITLRDVLQNELNVRISQDNVLGSSLSIQGISGQNVKILMDGVPITGRLNGNIDLSQINLNNVERIEIVEGPLSVNYGTDALAGTINIITKKGSRSGLSAGANTYYETAGQYNADARIGWSKTNYGFDFSGGRNYFDGWSPNDPQLQFPEKRLADSSRVREWNPKEQHFVQGRFRYKLKKFSFSPFGDIFTETITNRGAPRKPYRETAFDDYYNTRRANGGLQLSGKIGRHKNINVLASHNNFRRIKNTYFKDLTNLEQELSPNPDDQDTSQFINWMSRGSFTTSADSVKVNFEAGYDLNLETARGKRTGREKQEMLDAALFASAEYRPIEPLTFRPGLRYAYNSTYNAPLVPSINVRYKWRKSTFRASYARGFRAPSLKELYFEFVDVNHNILGNAALNAEESDNLQLNIVWQQVKGQRILKLESGGFWNDIRNLITLAQNGSGTEFTYINIGRFRTFGAQAGAELMTRHLKLSAGASYTGRSNGISATENVPDFSYSGEIRGSMLYHFAKIRTNVAAFYKYTGALPGFAMDDEGDILQTRIGSYHLMDLTASRTFWNKRLTWTLGAKNLLDVQDIATTGTSAGVHSTASGNVPVSWGRSFFTAVKFDLNFFSTSHEK; translated from the coding sequence ATGAGGTTCAGCCTTTTTTTGCTGCTGATGTTCACCGCAATCCGTGGTCATAGCCAGACAGTGATCACGGTGATGGATGATTTGGGAGAGCCGCTGCCTTTTGCTCACGTGGTCTACTCAGGAGTCGCAGGCGCTGCATCCGGCATGGCGATCACGGGTGACTCAGGTACGGCAATAATTCCTGAAACCTTTACCCGGCAGCACCCGGTATTTAGTATTGAAATAACATATATCGGATTCTATAAAATAACGGATACGCTGCCGGCCGGAGCAAAGAAAAGCTACCGGATGCAGCCTTCAGCGGTGGCATTGAACGGCATGATCGTGACAGCGCAATATGCCCCGAACAGCCCCGAAAAGGCGGTTCACAAGGTGAAGATCATTGACCGGAAAAAGATAGATGCACAGGGAGCCATAACGCTGCGGGATGTGCTGCAAAACGAGCTGAACGTCCGGATCTCGCAGGATAATGTGCTGGGCAGCAGCCTCAGCATCCAGGGTATTTCCGGACAGAATGTGAAGATATTGATGGATGGCGTTCCCATCACCGGACGGTTGAATGGCAATATTGACCTCAGCCAAATCAATCTGAATAATGTGGAACGCATTGAGATTGTGGAGGGGCCGCTCTCCGTAAACTATGGAACGGATGCCCTGGCCGGAACCATCAATATCATTACTAAAAAAGGCAGCCGTAGCGGGCTCTCTGCCGGAGCCAACACCTACTACGAAACAGCCGGGCAATACAATGCCGATGCAAGGATAGGCTGGAGCAAAACAAATTACGGTTTCGATTTTTCAGGCGGGCGCAATTATTTTGATGGCTGGTCGCCCAATGATCCACAATTGCAGTTTCCTGAAAAACGCCTTGCAGACAGCAGCAGAGTCAGGGAATGGAATCCAAAGGAGCAGCATTTTGTCCAAGGCCGGTTTCGCTACAAGTTAAAGAAGTTCTCCTTCTCCCCCTTTGGCGACATATTCACCGAAACCATCACTAATCGCGGTGCGCCCCGCAAACCCTACCGCGAAACAGCTTTTGACGACTACTACAACACCAGGCGCGCAAATGGAGGCTTGCAACTCTCCGGGAAAATTGGCAGGCATAAAAACATCAATGTGCTGGCATCTCACAATAATTTCAGAAGGATAAAGAACACCTATTTTAAGGACCTTACCAACCTGGAGCAGGAACTTTCTCCCAACCCGGATGATCAGGATACCTCACAATTCATCAACTGGATGTCCAGAGGGAGTTTCACTACTTCCGCAGACAGCGTAAAAGTGAATTTTGAGGCTGGGTATGACCTGAACCTGGAAACAGCCCGGGGAAAACGCACCGGCAGGGAGAAGCAGGAAATGCTGGATGCAGCACTGTTTGCAAGTGCAGAATACCGGCCCATCGAACCGCTCACTTTCCGGCCCGGCTTGCGCTATGCCTATAATTCAACTTACAATGCACCGCTGGTTCCTTCTATTAATGTGCGGTACAAATGGCGCAAATCCACCTTCCGTGCTTCGTACGCACGTGGATTCAGAGCACCTTCTCTCAAAGAATTATATTTTGAATTTGTAGATGTAAATCATAATATTCTTGGCAATGCCGCATTGAATGCTGAAGAATCGGATAACCTGCAATTGAATATTGTATGGCAGCAGGTGAAGGGACAGCGAATCCTTAAACTTGAAAGCGGAGGCTTCTGGAATGACATCCGAAACCTGATCACGCTGGCGCAAAACGGAAGCGGGACAGAATTCACATATATTAATATAGGCCGCTTCCGAACATTTGGAGCGCAGGCCGGTGCAGAATTAATGACGCGGCACCTGAAGCTGAGCGCTGGCGCCTCCTACACAGGGCGTTCCAACGGCATTTCCGCTACAGAAAACGTCCCGGATTTCAGTTATTCGGGAGAAATTCGGGGCAGCATGTTATATCACTTCGCGAAAATACGCACCAATGTGGCTGCCTTTTATAAATACACTGGCGCTTTGCCCGGTTTCGCAATGGATGATGAGGGTGATATTCTCCAAACGCGCATAGGCAGCTACCATCTTATGGATCTGACTGCCTCACGGACTTTCTGGAACAAGCGGCTGACGTGGACTCTGGGAGCCAAAAATCTGCTGGATGTGCAGGATATTGCTACCACCGGCACTTCCGCAGGTGTACACTCTACAGCCAGTGGTAACGTACCCGTTTCCTGGGGCCGTTCATTTTTTACCGCAGTTAAATTTGATCTTAATTTTTTCTCTACATCTCATGAAAAATAA
- a CDS encoding 4Fe-4S binding protein, with protein sequence MPVNFIRQEKLKLLATLAVAGFFMFFWINGPLLQDLQVINLEQEETEFSKPGLVGERAERQNFGTIEDEETKGFGHGLILDKPVNSENAGIIVSPENDANATGEFVEQLLEHAKTILGNENPLQLKSSDNFYYVSAEGNDKLLYLESKGIINDIHGYAGLINVGVVLSKDGTLRTVHHVSSKETESYLQRMSNRGYYEQYQGLPLEKEHLVDGVSGATITSEAIAKTATALIHEAAPEPLFSFAALEDAEGFAVEAGLSLWWVAHILVILSIFIYGYQKKWRKSKRGIIILSIISVAYIGFFLNNSFTYISFLHPFIGTTVSSLTGLYALFVLLGAIWGKNTYCKYVCPFGNVQRLLLQMAPKKASTKFFIPNKWVKRIRGALAIVLIVGVLLGLRSWSNYELFPDLFGPDFLAMWFFVAIGVVLLSVRYPMLWCRLLCPTGSVLDFVSDSVNYKPKKK encoded by the coding sequence GTGCCCGTTAATTTCATAAGGCAGGAAAAACTGAAGCTCCTGGCCACACTTGCCGTTGCTGGCTTTTTCATGTTTTTCTGGATAAACGGGCCTTTGCTGCAAGACCTTCAAGTAATTAACCTGGAACAGGAGGAGACTGAATTTTCCAAACCCGGACTGGTGGGTGAGAGAGCCGAGCGCCAGAATTTCGGAACCATTGAGGATGAAGAAACCAAAGGCTTTGGCCACGGCCTCATCCTGGATAAGCCGGTGAACAGCGAAAATGCCGGGATAATCGTTTCTCCTGAGAATGATGCGAATGCCACGGGCGAATTCGTGGAGCAATTGCTCGAACATGCAAAAACCATTTTAGGCAACGAAAATCCTTTGCAGCTCAAGTCCAGCGATAATTTTTATTACGTGAGTGCAGAAGGAAATGACAAGTTGCTGTACCTGGAAAGCAAAGGAATTATCAATGATATTCATGGATATGCCGGGTTGATAAATGTGGGCGTAGTGCTTAGCAAAGACGGGACATTGCGCACGGTCCATCACGTCTCATCCAAAGAAACGGAAAGCTACCTGCAGCGCATGAGCAACCGGGGCTATTACGAGCAATACCAGGGTTTACCTTTGGAAAAGGAGCATCTGGTGGATGGCGTTTCGGGCGCCACCATCACCTCAGAAGCCATCGCCAAAACCGCCACAGCGCTGATCCATGAAGCAGCACCAGAGCCGCTTTTCTCTTTTGCCGCTCTGGAGGATGCAGAGGGCTTTGCAGTAGAGGCCGGGCTAAGCTTATGGTGGGTCGCCCACATTCTGGTTATTCTCTCCATTTTCATTTATGGTTATCAAAAAAAATGGCGGAAGAGCAAGCGCGGGATCATCATCCTGAGTATTATTTCGGTCGCTTATATTGGGTTCTTTCTCAACAATTCATTCACCTACATCTCCTTTTTACATCCTTTTATCGGAACTACGGTTTCATCGCTCACCGGCCTGTATGCGCTGTTTGTACTGCTGGGCGCTATTTGGGGTAAAAACACATACTGCAAATACGTTTGCCCTTTTGGAAACGTGCAGCGGCTGCTCCTGCAGATGGCTCCAAAAAAGGCAAGCACCAAATTCTTTATTCCGAATAAATGGGTAAAAAGAATTCGCGGAGCTCTTGCAATCGTACTGATAGTGGGAGTTTTGCTGGGGTTGCGAAGTTGGAGCAACTATGAGCTTTTTCCTGATCTGTTTGGGCCTGACTTCCTCGCTATGTGGTTTTTTGTGGCTATTGGCGTTGTGTTGCTCAGCGTCCGGTATCCAATGCTTTGGTGCCGCCTCCTCTGCCCTACCGGCTCGGTGCTGGACTTTGTTTCAGACAGTGTAAATTATAAACCAAAGAAAAAATGA
- a CDS encoding response regulator transcription factor, with protein MEGLTIIHADSRPLARQGLKAVLSKGGGISFIRQIPDISQLMKEIGAAMPALLIMDYQQPPHFTMDDLLRIRSKFPNLKMLVISADDNQDSIMRVLEAGVSGYLTFTCDEEEIINAVFSIAKGQKFYCNKIINILMERSFSPQEEDNCAPTSLTEREIEVTRLIAKGFTNKDIARHLFLSIHTVSTHRKNILKKLQIRSASALVMYAVNAGIVKPEDIEAPEQH; from the coding sequence TTGGAAGGTCTCACAATTATACACGCAGATTCCCGCCCCCTCGCACGCCAGGGGTTGAAGGCAGTTTTAAGCAAAGGTGGCGGCATTAGCTTCATCAGGCAGATCCCTGACATCTCGCAACTGATGAAGGAAATAGGCGCTGCTATGCCGGCCCTGCTCATTATGGATTATCAGCAGCCACCGCATTTTACGATGGACGATCTGCTACGGATCCGGTCAAAGTTTCCCAATCTCAAAATGCTGGTGATTTCAGCGGACGATAATCAGGACTCCATTATGAGAGTACTTGAGGCTGGTGTGAGCGGATACCTCACATTTACCTGCGATGAAGAAGAGATCATTAATGCCGTATTTTCCATTGCTAAAGGACAAAAGTTTTATTGTAATAAAATCATCAACATCCTGATGGAGCGCAGCTTTTCTCCACAGGAAGAGGATAACTGCGCACCCACAAGCCTTACCGAGCGGGAAATAGAAGTGACCCGCCTCATTGCAAAGGGTTTTACCAATAAAGACATTGCCCGGCATCTTTTCCTGAGCATTCATACCGTAAGCACCCACCGCAAGAATATCCTCAAAAAGCTGCAAATCCGCTCTGCCTCTGCGCTGGTAATGTATGCCGTGAATGCCGGCATCGTAAAACCCGAGGATATCGAAGCTCCTGAACAACACTAA
- a CDS encoding HmuY family protein — MKNNSHWIITIGWLTLFSGCDKGELPVPAHEPGDVITASVNMGSDYRYQVFYDLETNSVVSRNLRTDWDLGFEASETGWHIVLNSARAGAAARAATTDFAAVTSHQNAAWAWDDQKGNLDSTAIGDWRNSSTVYIIDRGYDEAANHTGYRKITFEEVTETHYTFRYANLEGSGEKTLSIEKDPEVNFISFSFDKDEVVPIEPGKQEWDLLFTQYIHVFPGNVAYLVSGSLINRNKVQVAAESTMDFNEISYDDIAGYTFQDSINSIGYDWKYYDFDLATYIIRPELNYVIHTTAGRYVKLHFIDFYSSTGEKGVPVFEMQHL; from the coding sequence ATGAAAAATAATTCTCATTGGATCATCACAATCGGTTGGTTGACTCTTTTCAGCGGTTGCGACAAAGGTGAATTGCCTGTTCCTGCCCATGAACCTGGCGATGTAATTACCGCCTCTGTAAATATGGGAAGCGATTACAGGTATCAGGTATTTTACGATCTGGAAACCAACTCGGTGGTAAGCCGGAATTTAAGGACTGACTGGGACCTGGGTTTTGAGGCTTCAGAAACGGGTTGGCACATTGTGCTGAATTCTGCACGCGCAGGGGCAGCGGCCAGGGCAGCAACTACGGATTTCGCAGCCGTTACCAGCCATCAGAATGCAGCATGGGCCTGGGACGATCAGAAAGGAAACCTTGACAGCACAGCCATTGGCGACTGGCGAAATTCTTCCACCGTATATATTATAGACCGGGGATATGACGAAGCTGCAAACCACACCGGCTATCGAAAAATAACTTTTGAAGAAGTAACCGAAACACACTACACTTTCCGCTACGCAAACCTGGAGGGCAGCGGAGAGAAAACCTTATCTATAGAAAAGGATCCGGAGGTGAATTTCATAAGCTTTTCATTTGATAAAGATGAGGTCGTACCCATAGAACCCGGCAAGCAAGAATGGGATTTGTTGTTTACCCAATATATTCATGTATTCCCCGGAAATGTGGCCTACCTGGTTTCAGGAAGCCTCATAAACCGGAATAAAGTGCAGGTTGCGGCAGAAAGTACAATGGATTTTAATGAGATCAGCTATGACGATATTGCCGGGTACACGTTTCAGGATTCAATAAACAGCATAGGCTACGACTGGAAATATTATGACTTCGATCTGGCTACATACATTATCCGGCCTGAGCTGAACTACGTTATTCACACCACAGCAGGCCGGTATGTGAAATTACACTTCATTGATTTTTATTCATCCACCGGAGAAAAGGGAGTTCCGGTATTTGAAATGCAACATTTGTAA
- a CDS encoding competence/damage-inducible protein A: MKTEILIIGDEILNGETQDTNSRFIARQLSQMGLFVNRITTTADHPQAISEALGEVLSRADLVLTTGGLGPTHDDITATALAGFFNCEMIFNEAVYSSIKARFEKRNKPVNPLSRQQAFIPQKARPIINPVGTAPALWFEEAGKIVVALPGVPSETEFLVEHHIMPLLRSKLPDHYIRYHKLFFTGIGESDLAPMLAEIQATLPRDVTVAYLPGLGYVKIRITASGDDKERISSALSEVAGKMKSVASQYYFGENEDNFARMVSRGLITSQKTVSAAESCTGGYLAHQLTSIPGCSAYFKGSCVAYHNEVKQNVLGVKAETLEKYGAVSEPTVREMVLGALRIFDSDIALATSGIAGPAGGSEGKPVGTVFIGAGTKDHVEIREFHFNKDRMQNIILSANMALIMLKPYLNIGK, translated from the coding sequence ATGAAAACCGAAATCCTCATCATAGGAGATGAAATACTGAACGGTGAAACCCAGGACACCAATTCGCGATTTATAGCCCGGCAACTCTCGCAAATGGGGCTGTTCGTCAACCGCATTACCACAACGGCAGATCATCCTCAAGCCATCAGCGAAGCCCTGGGCGAGGTACTGAGCCGCGCAGATCTGGTACTCACTACTGGCGGCCTCGGCCCTACGCATGATGACATTACCGCCACCGCACTGGCCGGTTTCTTCAATTGCGAAATGATATTTAATGAAGCGGTATACAGCAGCATTAAGGCGCGTTTTGAAAAGAGAAATAAGCCGGTAAATCCGCTCAGCCGGCAGCAGGCATTTATTCCTCAAAAGGCAAGACCGATTATAAATCCGGTGGGAACCGCGCCTGCTTTGTGGTTCGAGGAAGCAGGTAAAATCGTGGTGGCGCTGCCGGGTGTTCCCAGCGAAACTGAATTCCTTGTGGAGCACCACATTATGCCGTTGCTGCGAAGTAAATTACCGGATCATTATATCCGCTATCATAAGTTGTTTTTTACCGGCATTGGCGAATCAGATCTTGCCCCGATGCTGGCAGAAATTCAGGCCACCCTGCCCAGGGATGTTACAGTAGCCTACCTGCCTGGCCTCGGCTACGTTAAGATCAGGATTACAGCCTCTGGTGATGATAAGGAAAGAATATCCAGCGCTTTATCCGAAGTGGCCGGTAAAATGAAATCGGTTGCGTCTCAATATTATTTCGGAGAAAACGAGGACAATTTTGCGCGAATGGTGAGCCGCGGATTAATTACCTCGCAAAAAACAGTATCAGCCGCTGAAAGCTGTACCGGTGGCTACCTGGCCCATCAGCTCACGAGCATTCCGGGGTGCTCCGCCTATTTTAAAGGAAGTTGCGTGGCTTATCACAATGAGGTGAAGCAGAACGTGCTGGGCGTAAAAGCCGAAACGCTTGAAAAATACGGAGCCGTTAGCGAACCCACCGTGAGAGAAATGGTGCTGGGTGCGCTAAGGATATTTGACAGCGACATAGCCCTGGCCACCAGCGGGATTGCAGGTCCTGCGGGCGGCAGTGAGGGAAAGCCGGTGGGAACCGTTTTTATCGGTGCCGGAACAAAAGACCATGTCGAGATCAGGGAATTTCATTTTAATAAAGACCGGATGCAGAATATTATATTAAGCGCTAATATGGCGCTCATCATGTTAAAGCCTTATTTGAATATCGGGAAATAA
- a CDS encoding CbiX/SirB N-terminal domain-containing protein, with the protein MKKLIILIMLVGIVAGACKQQQPEETSAKGKKVGIVLVNHGSHSEMWRDMLVDVEETVKAEMLKNPRIADVRTAFMEYNEPSIATRLKEYDEENYDEIVVVPIFLTVSSHYSHDIPVICGIMNDQKIREELAKEKIEVYKPKARVTVTPALDYTTLLKKNVERRVRALSKNAQNEGILLVAYGDEQYNQQWEKMVEDIGKYLKVKTGHESIAYAWCGHLVNYSTSPTKDGITKLFQLEDEVLVVPVLVANDPYFQNDIIQKAVDEVENSGRVHYVQDAILPDDNLNKWVVQISNETVESL; encoded by the coding sequence ATGAAAAAACTTATCATTCTGATTATGCTCGTGGGAATAGTTGCCGGGGCATGCAAGCAACAACAACCTGAAGAAACTTCAGCTAAGGGAAAAAAAGTGGGGATAGTGCTGGTGAATCATGGATCGCATTCTGAGATGTGGCGCGATATGCTGGTGGACGTTGAGGAAACCGTAAAAGCAGAAATGCTGAAAAATCCAAGAATCGCGGATGTACGTACAGCTTTTATGGAATACAATGAGCCGTCAATAGCCACCCGCCTTAAAGAATATGATGAAGAGAACTATGACGAAATCGTGGTTGTGCCTATTTTCCTGACGGTCAGTTCGCACTATTCTCATGACATCCCTGTGATTTGCGGAATAATGAATGACCAGAAAATCCGTGAAGAACTGGCAAAAGAGAAGATCGAAGTATATAAACCCAAAGCCCGCGTTACGGTAACTCCTGCACTGGACTATACCACGCTGCTCAAAAAGAATGTGGAGCGCAGGGTACGTGCCTTGAGCAAAAACGCCCAAAACGAGGGAATTCTGCTGGTGGCTTATGGAGACGAGCAATACAACCAGCAATGGGAAAAAATGGTGGAGGATATTGGCAAATACCTGAAAGTAAAAACCGGCCATGAGAGCATTGCCTACGCCTGGTGCGGACACCTGGTGAACTATTCTACCTCCCCGACAAAAGACGGTATAACCAAACTGTTTCAACTGGAAGACGAGGTGCTGGTAGTGCCGGTGCTCGTGGCCAACGATCCCTATTTCCAGAACGACATTATTCAGAAGGCCGTAGATGAAGTAGAGAACTCCGGCAGGGTGCACTACGTGCAGGATGCCATTCTGCCCGATGACAACCTGAATAAATGGGTAGTGCAGATTTCCAATGAAACCGTAGAATCGCTTTAA